A window of Nicotiana tabacum cultivar K326 chromosome 24, ASM71507v2, whole genome shotgun sequence contains these coding sequences:
- the LOC107829078 gene encoding uncharacterized protein LOC107829078 isoform X1, with product MSSICKTKPVEGRRLLNRVLTILTPYIHQPNRSIATVAFEEVRSSPEKPYNFTAFILHGLLGSGRNWRSFSRSLASSLSADGVNWRMVLVDLRNHGKSAEIEGFVPPHDMENAAKDVANLVNSQGWDWPDVVIGHSMGGKVALQYAESCSRGVYGQSARLPKQLWVLDSVPGKVDPEDSSREVEKVMQTLQSLPSSIPSRKWLVDHMLKLGFSKALSEWLGSNLQKSGDQMTWTFNIEAAIEMFNSYREKDYCPLLEHPPKGTEIAIVRAEKSDRWDPETVQKLESLASNGGGESEGKMSYHTLPNSGHWVHVENPRGLLEIITPKLASLV from the exons ATGTCGAGCATTTGCAAAACCAAACCGGTAGAGGGCCGTAGACTCCTGAACCGGGTTTTAACCATTTTGACACCGTATATCCACCAGCCAAACCGTTCCATTGCCACTGTAGCTTTCGAAGAAGTCCGGTCTTCGCCGGAAAAACCTTACAATTTCACAGCTTTTATACTTCACGGCCTCTTAGGTTCCGGTCGTAATTGGCGATCATTCTCCCGATCCCTCGCTTCCTCCCTTTCTGCAG ATGGTGTAAATTGGAGGATGGTTCTTGTGGATTTGAGGAATCATGGGAAGTCAGCTGAAATTGAAGGCTTCGTGCCACCTCATGATATGGAAAACGCTGCTAAAGATGTGGCTAATTTGGTGAATTCACAGGGTTGGGATTGGCCTGATGTTGTCATAGGGCATTCCATGGGTGGCAAGGTCGCCTTGCAGTATGCTGAGAGCTGCTCTCGTGGTGTTTATGGCCAATCAGCTCGATTGCCCAAGCAG CTCTGGGTATTGGATTCTGTCCCTGGAAAGGTGGACCCTGAAGATAGCAGTAGAGAAGTAGAGAAAGTTATGCAAACACTGCAGAGCCTACCTTCATCAATCCCATCTCGAAA ATGGCTGGTGGATCACATGTTGAAACTTGGGTTTTCAAAGGCGTTATCAGAATGGCTGGGAAGCAATCTTCAGAAATCAGGGGATCAGATGACATGGACCTTTAATATTGAAGCTGCTATTGAGATGTTTAATTCTTACAG GGAGAAAGATTATTGCCCTCTGCTGGAGCACCCACCTAAAGGGACAGAGATAGCGATTGTGCGGGCTGAGAAAAGTGATAGGTGGGATCCTGAGACTGTCCAAAAACTCGAAAGCCTTGCCTCCAATGGAGGTGGTGAATCTGAAGGCAAGATGTCGTATCATACCCTTCCCAATTCCGGTCATTGGGTTCATGTCGAGAATCCAAGGGGTCTTCTTGAAATCATAACTCCCAAATTAGCTTCTCTTGTTTAG
- the LOC107829078 gene encoding uncharacterized protein LOC107829078 isoform X2: MHSLKTLLFRSISFQYGVNWRMVLVDLRNHGKSAEIEGFVPPHDMENAAKDVANLVNSQGWDWPDVVIGHSMGGKVALQYAESCSRGVYGQSARLPKQLWVLDSVPGKVDPEDSSREVEKVMQTLQSLPSSIPSRKWLVDHMLKLGFSKALSEWLGSNLQKSGDQMTWTFNIEAAIEMFNSYREKDYCPLLEHPPKGTEIAIVRAEKSDRWDPETVQKLESLASNGGGESEGKMSYHTLPNSGHWVHVENPRGLLEIITPKLASLV, encoded by the exons ATGCATTCTCTAAAGACATTATTATTCAGATCAATTTCATTCCAAT ATGGTGTAAATTGGAGGATGGTTCTTGTGGATTTGAGGAATCATGGGAAGTCAGCTGAAATTGAAGGCTTCGTGCCACCTCATGATATGGAAAACGCTGCTAAAGATGTGGCTAATTTGGTGAATTCACAGGGTTGGGATTGGCCTGATGTTGTCATAGGGCATTCCATGGGTGGCAAGGTCGCCTTGCAGTATGCTGAGAGCTGCTCTCGTGGTGTTTATGGCCAATCAGCTCGATTGCCCAAGCAG CTCTGGGTATTGGATTCTGTCCCTGGAAAGGTGGACCCTGAAGATAGCAGTAGAGAAGTAGAGAAAGTTATGCAAACACTGCAGAGCCTACCTTCATCAATCCCATCTCGAAA ATGGCTGGTGGATCACATGTTGAAACTTGGGTTTTCAAAGGCGTTATCAGAATGGCTGGGAAGCAATCTTCAGAAATCAGGGGATCAGATGACATGGACCTTTAATATTGAAGCTGCTATTGAGATGTTTAATTCTTACAG GGAGAAAGATTATTGCCCTCTGCTGGAGCACCCACCTAAAGGGACAGAGATAGCGATTGTGCGGGCTGAGAAAAGTGATAGGTGGGATCCTGAGACTGTCCAAAAACTCGAAAGCCTTGCCTCCAATGGAGGTGGTGAATCTGAAGGCAAGATGTCGTATCATACCCTTCCCAATTCCGGTCATTGGGTTCATGTCGAGAATCCAAGGGGTCTTCTTGAAATCATAACTCCCAAATTAGCTTCTCTTGTTTAG